ATTGGATAATTCAATATTATTCACTTCTTTACCCATTAAATTTAGGCAGTAGTAAATAAAACCTACTTCCTTTCCCTTCTTCACTTTCAAAACGAAGGTTTCCAAAATGTTCTTTTGCAATTGTTTGAGAATAATGCAAACCCATCCCCCAATTGTGATTAGAGTTTTTTGTAGAATAAAAAGGTTCATAAATTTTTTTCCAATCTTTTTTACTAATTCCACTCCCTTTATCCCTCACTTCAATGACGGTATATTGACTTGAGTTATAACAATGTAATGAAACCCCTTCGTCAACAGTGGGATCAAAATCATTAACAGCTTCCTGTGCGTTAATTAACAAATTATAAATAGCTTCACTTAAATGCACTTTATCTGCTAATAGGTTACATTGGATCTCTAAATCAACATTTACTGACTCTTCAGGATACTTCTGCGAAAATCGCTCAAGTGCACAATCTATGACGTCTTGTAATTTCACGGGAATCATATGAATGGCATTCGTTTTAACAGAACGATAAAGCTCTTCAATCCGTAAAAGAATATTTTCATTTTGCTGTGATAGGGTTTGAATATAATCCTTCAATTTTTCCAAATCAACATGTTCTTGCCTTACCGTAATATTTATTCTTTTAAATATCACACGGTTGACCAACAGCTGATTTTTCATACTATGCACAAAAACGGAGGTTCCCGTATTTATGGCGTCAAACTTTCGCTGAATTGTAATCTCTTCGCGACTTGAATTAAATTGTTCATGTGTGTACTTAAATAAACTTACAAAACCGGTTACGGCCAAGATCACATTAAGGACAACAATTGAAATGTATGAAGGAATTGACAAGACCGACTTAATATAATAGATTCCATTTTCATATAAGTATAATTGATACACTTGTGTAGGATCTTGACCGAAATAGAGAAGATATAACAAACTTAACGATAAAATGAATGAAATAATTAAAATAAATTTTCTTTGAAAATATTTTACTTTGATCGAATATGCCTCAAAGATTAATAATGTTATCGATAGTATGATATAGAACCCAATTATCAGATTAGTCCCACTTGCAATTGCTTGTTTCAAAATCTCATTGTTGTTTGTAAGAAACCGAAATACATCCGGATAGTCTAGAATAATTAAGAAAATAGGAATAAAGATGGTTATTCTTTTCACCCAGTAGTTTCTTTGCAGCCAAGGAATTAAAGAATAATGAAAAGCGATTAATGCAAGAAAAAGTGGAAATAAATATCTCCCTATTGCAATAGTTAGACCTAATTGATCTAGGGTGATTTGGAAATATTGAATTTTCAATTTCAGATCACTATTGAAATAAAAGAAATTCTGTAATTCCCTACTAATTCCACCTTTTTTCGCTATATAAAGGAGAATACCGGAGAGCATGATAGCGAGACTAATACACATACCAAATATATAAAACAATTCTTTATTCCTTTTTACAATCAGCACCATAATAGACGAAATGGTAAGAAAGATCATTAAGATAATGAGCATTGAGAATATCACCTTTTACGAATTGAGTGGTACTAGTATCAGAAGGCGATATATTCCCTAATGATACTAGTTGAACCTATAGGGCCTTTAACAGATAGATTTACACCACTTCTCTTATAAATGAAATTTGCAAGGTATTACAGAAAAATAACCTATATAACAAACTTGATAGCCCTTTTATTGTCTTGACGAATCATTTTGACAGATAATCTCTTTAATTTGCGGCATTCAGCATATTATCAAATAAAACATAGTCTTTTACAGGTCTCATCTCTTTTTTCTTAAGCCGCCCAGCTTCCACAAAGTTTTCCTCTTGCTTTTGATAGTACGCCTCTAATGTTCCATCCTTAATTCGCTTCACAAGCTCTTTTGTTGTAATCCATTCACCATCACCTGTTTGATCTAATACAGACTTTGGATCAACTGCAATTTCTTTTGCCACCCATTCTGCTACCTTATTTAAATGATCTACCCGGTAATCCATTCCTTTGAATAATCCTCTTGTAAATCTTTCTAAAAGATCTTTGTTCTTATCAGAATAGCCTGGTTTCACTACCCAAGATGCAATTGATGGTGACTTGTCTGCATATCTCTTGTTATTAGATAACATCACGACATCCTTTCCCATCTCCTTTTTAATGGCGATTGTATTTGGTGACCATGTTGCTACCGCATCAACGCTACCAGAAATCATCGCGGTAACAATAGCGGATGCATCCATATTCATCAATTTTACATCATCTTGAGTTAAGCCAGCCTCTGCTAAAGTCAAATTTAAGATTGTTTCACTAGAAGTACCAGGAGCAACCGCGATCGTTTTT
This Arthrobacter citreus DNA region includes the following protein-coding sequences:
- a CDS encoding ABC transporter substrate-binding protein, which gives rise to MKRIISLMISALFMIALVGCSGNESVSGEKKEDKKLTTVKVGYMPNYASLNTVVAGMKTDSFKEEGIKVKLVEFADGPTIIAALESGSIDIGYIGPGAHVLPIQGKADIFAFSQLGNGDEVIGNVKKGVKSINDLKGKTIAVAPGTSSETILNLTLAEAGLTQDDVKLMNMDASAIVTAMISGSVDAVATWSPNTIAIKKEMGKDVVMLSNNKRYADKSPSIASWVVKPGYSDKNKDLLERFTRGLFKGMDYRVDHLNKVAEWVAKEIAVDPKSVLDQTGDGEWITTKELVKRIKDGTLEAYYQKQEENFVEAGRLKKKEMRPVKDYVLFDNMLNAAN
- a CDS encoding HAMP domain-containing histidine kinase; this encodes MLIILMIFLTISSIMVLIVKRNKELFYIFGMCISLAIMLSGILLYIAKKGGISRELQNFFYFNSDLKLKIQYFQITLDQLGLTIAIGRYLFPLFLALIAFHYSLIPWLQRNYWVKRITIFIPIFLIILDYPDVFRFLTNNNEILKQAIASGTNLIIGFYIILSITLLIFEAYSIKVKYFQRKFILIISFILSLSLLYLLYFGQDPTQVYQLYLYENGIYYIKSVLSIPSYISIVVLNVILAVTGFVSLFKYTHEQFNSSREEITIQRKFDAINTGTSVFVHSMKNQLLVNRVIFKRINITVRQEHVDLEKLKDYIQTLSQQNENILLRIEELYRSVKTNAIHMIPVKLQDVIDCALERFSQKYPEESVNVDLEIQCNLLADKVHLSEAIYNLLINAQEAVNDFDPTVDEGVSLHCYNSSQYTVIEVRDKGSGISKKDWKKIYEPFYSTKNSNHNWGMGLHYSQTIAKEHFGNLRFESEEGKGSRFYLLLPKFNG